The Prosthecobacter sp. SYSU 5D2 genome contains a region encoding:
- a CDS encoding transcription termination/antitermination NusG family protein — protein sequence MFSDQPAWYVIHTRPKCEHLAAAVMQTLPEVETYCPRIRFQKNTRRGKVWFMEALFPGYMFARFVPALSVRAVRHSQNVIRIVDFGEQMVSVSDDIIRLLREEMEGQDVKVVHVGVNVGDTVELTDGPMRGLKGIVNSIQDGQERVKILMDFLGRESLVEVSTSNLLAEHTPRDVLAGSSKEDAGIRRKKA from the coding sequence ATGTTCTCCGATCAACCCGCCTGGTATGTCATCCACACCAGGCCCAAGTGTGAGCACCTGGCCGCCGCCGTGATGCAGACCCTGCCGGAGGTGGAGACCTACTGCCCGCGCATCCGTTTCCAAAAGAACACCCGGCGCGGCAAGGTCTGGTTCATGGAGGCGCTCTTCCCGGGATACATGTTTGCGCGCTTTGTCCCCGCCCTTTCGGTCCGTGCGGTCCGCCACTCTCAAAACGTTATCCGCATTGTGGATTTCGGGGAGCAAATGGTCTCCGTTTCCGATGACATCATCCGCCTGCTGCGCGAGGAGATGGAAGGCCAGGATGTCAAAGTTGTCCACGTGGGCGTGAACGTAGGCGATACGGTGGAACTGACCGACGGGCCTATGCGCGGGCTCAAAGGCATCGTCAACAGCATCCAGGACGGCCAGGAGCGTGTGAAAATCCTGATGGATTTTCTGGGAAGGGAAAGCCTGGTCGAAGTCAGCACGTCCAATCTCCTCGCTGAGCACACACCCCGCGATGTGCTAGCAGGTTCTTCAAAAGAAGATGCCGGGATCCGGCGCAAAAAAGCCTGA